The following proteins are co-located in the Anomalospiza imberbis isolate Cuckoo-Finch-1a 21T00152 chromosome 1, ASM3175350v1, whole genome shotgun sequence genome:
- the CX3CR1 gene encoding CX3C chemokine receptor 1 — MTEEYAETTAEYAYDEHAFSCNKTDIQEFGKIFLPLFYIVVFALGLTGNLMVVFAIVKGNKKSITDIYLLNLAVSDLLFVISLPFWASNTVRGWTLGTIACTAVSSLYYIGFFGGMFFITVISIDRYLAIVRATYSLKSRTVRHGFLVTCGVWAIAVLVSVPHFVFSQLVENDCIAVYPEKLENIWPVFCNMELNTIGFFIPVCIIFYCYCGIIKTLLSCKNQKKKRAIKLILVVVVVFFLFWSPYNVLIFLDTLNHYELFTNCNHIKSLDYAMHLTETIAFSHCCLNPLIYAFAGEKCRKYLYHVCLKYCPFLCFCGPCSHYQVSHSVSYAESVVNSNITQNTSDQDGSVFV, encoded by the coding sequence ATGACAGAAGAATATGCAGAAACCACAGCTGAATATGCTTATGATGAACATGCTTTCTCCTGCAATAAAACTGACATCCAAGAGtttgggaaaatatttctgcCACTATTTTACATTGTGGTGTTTGCTCTTGGCCTCACAGGGAATCTAATGGTGGTGTTTGCCATTGTGAAAGGCAATAAAAAAAGCATCACTGACATCTATCTCCTGAACTTGGCTGTCTCTGACCTTCTCTTTGTGATCTCACTCCCGTTCTGGGCGTCCAACACAGTCCGTGGATGGACCCTTGGGACTATTGCATGTACAGCTGTTTCCTCGCTGTATTACATTGGATTCTTTGGGGGAATGTTCTTTATCACTGTTATCAGCATTGACAGGTACTTGGCCATTGTCCGGGCAACTTATTCTCTGAAATCCAGAACAGTAAGACATGGCTTTCTTGTAACCTGCGGAGTGTGGGCAATAGCGGTTTTAGTGTCAGTGCCACACTTTGTGTTCTCCCAGCTCGTAGAAAATGACTGCATTGCTGTctacccagagaagctggagaACATCTGGCCAGTGTTCTGCAATATGGAGCTGAACACCATTGGCTTTTTCATCCCGGTCTGTATCATATTCTATTGCTACTGTGGGATCATCAAAACCCTCCTGTCctgcaaaaatcagaaaaaaaaacgaGCCATAAAACTGATATTGgttgtggtggtggttttttttctgttttggtcCCCCTACAATGTACTGATTTTTCTAGATACTTTAAATCACTATGAGTTATTCACAAATTGCAACCACATTAAGTCATTGGACTACGCAATGCACCTGACCGAAACCATTGCATTCAGTCACTGTTGTCTCAATCCTCTTATCTATGCCTTTGCTGGggaaaaatgcaggaaataCCTTTATCATGTCTGCTTGAAGTACTGTCCAttcctgtgtttctgtgggCCCTGCAGTCACTACCAGGTCTCTCATTCAGTTAGTTATGCAGAAAGTGTGGTGAACAGCAACATAACCCAGAACACCAGCGACCAGGATGGCTCTGTCTTCGTCTAA
- the CCR4 gene encoding C-C chemokine receptor type 4 → MSSSSTESLEIELSTFYDYYDSYYDAPKLCSKEGVRRFAASFLPVLYSLVFLVGLAGNILVIVVLFKYKRLKSMTDVYLLNLAISDLLFVLSLPFWSYFTVDQWVFGTPWCKIISWIYLVGFYSGIFFIMLMSIDRYLAIVRAVLSLKARTTFHGLITSLVVWLVALSASVPELVFRESFNEHNFTTCKPRFPGNFTTWKLFSTLEVNILGLLIPFIIMTFCYSMIIKTLIHCRNDKKNKAVKMIFVVMIVFFFFWTPYNIVIFLQLLEFMGVIKDCQVSRSLDYAFQVTEILGLFHCCLNPVIYFFMGEKFKKYLKMLFKNWQLPGYFCKWCGVHITYHNESTSSFHTQSTGDQDAL, encoded by the coding sequence atgAGTTCTTCAAGTACAGAGTCCCTTGAAATCGAACTCTCTACCTTTTATGACTATTATGATAGTTATTACGATGCTCCAAAACTATGCAGTAAAGAAGGCGTCAGGAGGTTTGCAGCCTCCTTCCTACCTGTTCTGTATTCCCTGGTATTCCTGGTCGGGCTCGCTGGAAACATTCTGGTCATCGTGGTCCTCTTCAAATACAAGAGGCTGAAGAGTATGACTGATGTGTACCTGCTAAACCTCGCCATCTcagatttgctctttgtttTATCCTTGCCATTCTGGTCTTATTTCACAGTAGACCAATGGGTTTTTGGAACTCCCTGGTGTAAAATCATTTCGTGGATCTACCTGGTTGGGTTTTACAGTGGGATATTTTTTATTATGCTCATGAGCATAGACAGATACTTGGCAATTGTTCGTGCAGTGCTTTCCTTGAAAGCAAGGACCACCTTCCATGGCTTGATTACCAGCCTTGTCGTGTGGCTAGTAGCTCTTTCAGCCTCAGTCCCCGAGCTTGTATTTAGAGAGTCTTTTAATGAACATAATTTTACTACCTGCAAGCCGAGATTTCCAGGCAATTTCACAACATGGAAGCTTTTTTCCACTTTGGAAGTCAACATTTTAGGGCTCCTAATCCCTTTTATAATTATGACATTTTGTTATTCCATGATCATTAAAACATTAATTCACTGTAGAAATGACAAAAAGAATAAGGCTGTGAAGATGATTTTTGTTGTCATgattgtgtttttctttttttggacCCCCTACAACATTGTTATTTTCTTACAACTGCTGGAATTTATGGGAGTCATTAAAGACTGTCAAGTGAGCAGGAGTCTGGACTATGCTTTCCAGGTAACGGAAATCCTCGGCCTTTTTCACTGTTGCCTCAACCCAGTCATCTACTTCTTCATGGGGGAGAAATTTAAGAAGTACCTGAAGATGCTCTTTAAGAACTGGCAGTTACCAGGGTATTTCTGCAAGTGGTGTGGAGTTCACATCACTTACCACAACGAATCTACCAGTTCATTCCACACACAGTCTACAGGGGACCAAGACGCGTTGTAA